In bacterium, a single window of DNA contains:
- a CDS encoding mechanosensitive ion channel family protein — translation MRELPRLVAAYPRNPAGDADRELARVVERICGRIVPVVLHMVGERRARIDALREHRGGLAAKDRAELEGEIVRLQVRLDRVTAFLGELLHDMQQAGLATAPHRPRYHAMLAGRADELMGRILLDTRRLTDLKDRLKVDAGNADLPLLQAAVRKSLEANTASLRQVVDLMKDEGLPVAVHQAQLLTTTQDLASGLLDARATATILRGMWLRGLEWLRENGPSWAVKILVFVVIVAIGRLLGSLVRKAVAKSLERGRFRLSQLLQRTIVSTAHNAVVLIAVVIGLGQLGLDLGPLLAGFGVVGFILGFAMQDSLSNFAAGLMILFYRPYDVGDLVDISGVFGKVEHMSLVSTSILTLDNQKLVVPNSKIWGDVIKNVTDQRIRRVDMTFGISYRDDIPHAERVLESILAEHDKVLADPEPMVKLHTLNESSVDFVVRPWVNTADYWDVYWDVTRAVKMRFDAEGISIPFPQRDVHLYPTAGADDGGKDAAAPPA, via the coding sequence ATGCGCGAGCTGCCGCGGCTCGTCGCGGCCTATCCCCGCAACCCCGCCGGCGACGCCGACCGCGAGCTGGCCCGGGTCGTCGAACGCATCTGCGGGCGCATCGTGCCCGTCGTGCTGCACATGGTGGGCGAACGCCGCGCCCGGATCGACGCGCTGCGCGAACACCGCGGCGGCCTGGCCGCCAAGGACCGGGCCGAACTGGAAGGGGAGATCGTCCGGCTGCAGGTGCGGCTCGACCGGGTCACGGCCTTCCTCGGCGAACTCCTGCACGACATGCAGCAGGCCGGACTCGCCACGGCCCCCCATCGGCCCCGCTACCACGCCATGCTCGCGGGCCGGGCCGACGAGCTCATGGGCCGCATCCTGCTCGACACCCGCCGCCTGACCGACCTCAAGGACCGCCTCAAGGTCGACGCCGGCAACGCCGACCTGCCCCTGCTGCAGGCGGCCGTCCGCAAGAGCCTCGAGGCGAACACGGCGAGCCTGCGCCAGGTCGTCGACCTGATGAAGGACGAGGGCCTGCCCGTGGCCGTGCACCAGGCCCAGCTCCTGACGACCACGCAGGATCTCGCTTCCGGTCTGCTCGACGCCCGCGCCACCGCGACCATCCTGCGCGGCATGTGGCTGCGGGGCCTGGAGTGGCTGCGCGAGAACGGCCCGTCGTGGGCCGTGAAGATCCTGGTCTTCGTGGTCATCGTCGCCATCGGGCGCCTGCTCGGCAGCCTCGTGCGCAAGGCCGTGGCCAAGAGTCTCGAACGCGGACGCTTCCGCCTCTCGCAGCTGCTGCAGCGCACCATCGTCTCGACGGCCCACAACGCGGTGGTGCTGATCGCCGTCGTCATCGGGCTCGGCCAGCTCGGCCTCGACCTGGGCCCGCTGCTCGCCGGCTTCGGCGTCGTCGGCTTCATCCTCGGCTTCGCCATGCAGGACAGCCTCTCCAATTTCGCGGCCGGCCTGATGATCCTCTTCTACCGCCCCTACGACGTGGGCGATCTGGTCGACATCAGCGGCGTCTTCGGCAAGGTCGAGCACATGAGCCTGGTCTCCACCAGCATCCTGACCCTCGACAACCAGAAGCTGGTGGTGCCCAACAGCAAGATCTGGGGCGACGTCATCAAGAACGTCACCGACCAACGCATCCGGCGCGTCGACATGACCTTCGGCATCAGCTACCGCGACGACATCCCGCACGCCGAGCGGGTGCTCGAAAGCATCCTGGCCGAGCACGACAAGGTGCTCGCCGATCCGGAGCCCATGGTGAAGCTGCACACGCTGAACGAGTCGTCGGTGGACTTCGTGGTGCGGCCCTGGGTGAACACGGCCGACTACTGGGACGTGTACTGGGACGTGACGCGCGCGGTGAAGATGCGCTTCGACGCCGAGGGCATCTCGATCCCGTTCCCGCAGCGGGACGTGCATCTGTACCCGACGGCCGGTGC